The Halichoerus grypus chromosome 9, mHalGry1.hap1.1, whole genome shotgun sequence genome has a window encoding:
- the GCLC gene encoding glutamate--cysteine ligase catalytic subunit isoform X1 — MGLLSQGSPLSWEETKRHADHVRRHGILQFLHIYHAVKDRHKDVLKWGDEVEYMLVSFDHENKKVRLVLSGEEVLETLQEKGERTNPNHPTLWRPEYGSYMIEGTPGQPYGGTMSEFNTVEDNMRKRRKEATSLLGENQALCTITSFPRLGCPGFTLPEFKPSPVEGGASKSLFFPDEAINKHPRFSTLTRNIRHRRGEKVVINVPIFKDKNTPSPFIEAFPEDEEAAKASKPDHIYMDAMGFGMGNCCLQVTFQACSISEARYLYDQLATICPIVMALSAASPCYRGYVSDIDCRWGVISASVDDRTREERGLEPLKNNNYRISKSRYDSIDSYLSECGEKYNDIDLTIDKEIYEQLLQEGIDRLLAQHVAHLFIRDPLTLFEEKIHLDDANESDHFENIQSTNWQTMRFKPPPPNSDIGWRVEFRPMEVQLTDFENSAYVVFVVLLTRVILSYKLDFLIPLSKVDENMKVAQKRDAVLQGMFYFRKDICKGGTTMVDGYSKAQNSTEQAVEEYTLMSIDTIINGKEAVFPGLIPILNSYLENMEVDVDTRCSILNYLKLIKKRASGELMTVARWMREFIANHPDYKQDSVITDEMNYSLILKCNQIANELCECPELLGPAFRKVKYSGSKTDSSN, encoded by the exons GTGGAATACATGTTGGTGTCTTTTGATCATGAAAATAAGAAAGTCCGGTTGGTCCTGTCCGGAGAGGAAGTTCTTGAAACTCTacaagaaaagggggaaaggacaAACCCAAA cCATCCTACCCTGTGGAGACCAGAGTATGGCAGTTACATGATTGAAGGTACACCCGGACAGCCGTATGGAGGAACAATGTCTGAGTTCAACACAGTCGAAGACAACATGAGGAAACGTCGGAAGGAAGCGACTTCTTTATTAGGAGAAAACCAGGCTCTCTGCACAATAACTTCATTTCCCAG ATTAGGCTGTCCTGGGTTCACGCTGCCAGAGTTCAAACCCAGTCCAGTTGAAGGAGGAGCTTCCAAGTCCCTCTTCTTTCCTGATGAAGCCATAAACAAGCACCCCCGCTTCAG TACCCTAACAAGAAATATCCGacacaggagaggagaaaaggttGTCATCAATGTACCAA TATTTAAGGACAAGAATACACCCTCTCCATTTATAGAAGCATTTCCTGAGGATGAGGAGGCAGCCAAGGCTTCTAAGCCTGATCATATTTACATGGATGCCATGGGATTTGGGATGGGCAATTGCTGTCTTCAG GTAACGTTCCAAGCCTGCAGCATATCTGAGGCCAGATACCTGTACGATCAGTTGGCCACTATCTGTCCAATTGTC atggCTTTGAGCGCTGCGTCTCCTTGTTACCGAGGCTATGTGTCTGACATTGATTGTCGCTGGGGAGTGATTTCTGCATCTGTAGATGATAGAACTCGGGAGGAGAGAGGACTGGAG ccaCTGAAGAACAATAACTATAGGATCAGTAAGTCCCGATACGATTCGATAGACAGTTACTTATCTGAGTGCGGTGAGAAGTACAATGACATCGACTTGACGATAGATAAAGAAATCTATGAACAACTGTTGCAGGAAG GCATTGATCGTCTCCTGGCCCAGCATGTTGCTCATCTCTTCATTAGAGACCCACTGACTCTGTtcgaagagaaaatacacttggATGATGCCAATGAATCTGACCATTTTGAG aatattCAGTCCACAAATTGGCAGACGATGAGATTTAAACCCCCTCCTCCAAACTCAGATATTGGATGGAGAGTAGAATTCCGACCCATGGAG GTTCAGTTAACAGACTTTGAGAACTCTGCATATGTGGTGTTTGTGGTGCTGCTTACCAGGGTGATCCTTTCATACAAACTGGATTTTCTCATTCCACTATCAAAG gTTGATGAAAACATGAAAGTTGCACAGAAACGCGATGCTGTCTTGCAGGGAATGTTTTATTTCaggaaagatatttgcaaag GTGGCACCACCATGGTGGACGGCTACAGCAAGGCCCAGAACAGCACGGAACAGGCAGTAGAGGAGTACACCCTGATGAGCATAGACACCATCATCAACGGGAAG GAAGCTGTGTTTCCTGGGCTGATCCCAATTCTGAACTCTTACCTTGAAAACATGGAAGTGGATGTGGACACCAGATGCAGTATTCTGAACTACCTAAAGCTAATTAAGAAGAGAGCATCTG GAGAACTAATGACAGTTGCCAGGTGGATGAGAGAGTTTATCGCAAACCATCCTGACTACAAGCAAGACAGTGTGATAACTGATGAAATGAACTATAGCCTTATTTTAAAGTGTAACCAAATTGCAAATGAATTATGTGAATGCCCAGAGTTACTTGGACCAGCATTTAGGAAAGTAAAATACAGTGGAAGTAAAACTGACTCTTCCAACTAG
- the GCLC gene encoding glutamate--cysteine ligase catalytic subunit isoform X2, producing MGLLSQGSPLSWEETKRHADHVRRHGILQFLHIYHAVKDRHKDVLKWGDEVEYMLVSFDHENKKVRLVLSGEEVLETLQEKGERTNPNHPTLWRPEYGSYMIEGTPGQPYGGTMSEFNTVEDNMRKRRKEATSLLGENQALCTITSFPRLGCPGFTLPEFKPSPVEGGASKSLFFPDEAINKHPRFSTLTRNIRHRRGEKVVINVPIFKDKNTPSPFIEAFPEDEEAAKASKPDHIYMDAMGFGMGNCCLQPLKNNNYRISKSRYDSIDSYLSECGEKYNDIDLTIDKEIYEQLLQEGIDRLLAQHVAHLFIRDPLTLFEEKIHLDDANESDHFENIQSTNWQTMRFKPPPPNSDIGWRVEFRPMEVQLTDFENSAYVVFVVLLTRVILSYKLDFLIPLSKVDENMKVAQKRDAVLQGMFYFRKDICKGGTTMVDGYSKAQNSTEQAVEEYTLMSIDTIINGKEAVFPGLIPILNSYLENMEVDVDTRCSILNYLKLIKKRASGELMTVARWMREFIANHPDYKQDSVITDEMNYSLILKCNQIANELCECPELLGPAFRKVKYSGSKTDSSN from the exons GTGGAATACATGTTGGTGTCTTTTGATCATGAAAATAAGAAAGTCCGGTTGGTCCTGTCCGGAGAGGAAGTTCTTGAAACTCTacaagaaaagggggaaaggacaAACCCAAA cCATCCTACCCTGTGGAGACCAGAGTATGGCAGTTACATGATTGAAGGTACACCCGGACAGCCGTATGGAGGAACAATGTCTGAGTTCAACACAGTCGAAGACAACATGAGGAAACGTCGGAAGGAAGCGACTTCTTTATTAGGAGAAAACCAGGCTCTCTGCACAATAACTTCATTTCCCAG ATTAGGCTGTCCTGGGTTCACGCTGCCAGAGTTCAAACCCAGTCCAGTTGAAGGAGGAGCTTCCAAGTCCCTCTTCTTTCCTGATGAAGCCATAAACAAGCACCCCCGCTTCAG TACCCTAACAAGAAATATCCGacacaggagaggagaaaaggttGTCATCAATGTACCAA TATTTAAGGACAAGAATACACCCTCTCCATTTATAGAAGCATTTCCTGAGGATGAGGAGGCAGCCAAGGCTTCTAAGCCTGATCATATTTACATGGATGCCATGGGATTTGGGATGGGCAATTGCTGTCTTCAG ccaCTGAAGAACAATAACTATAGGATCAGTAAGTCCCGATACGATTCGATAGACAGTTACTTATCTGAGTGCGGTGAGAAGTACAATGACATCGACTTGACGATAGATAAAGAAATCTATGAACAACTGTTGCAGGAAG GCATTGATCGTCTCCTGGCCCAGCATGTTGCTCATCTCTTCATTAGAGACCCACTGACTCTGTtcgaagagaaaatacacttggATGATGCCAATGAATCTGACCATTTTGAG aatattCAGTCCACAAATTGGCAGACGATGAGATTTAAACCCCCTCCTCCAAACTCAGATATTGGATGGAGAGTAGAATTCCGACCCATGGAG GTTCAGTTAACAGACTTTGAGAACTCTGCATATGTGGTGTTTGTGGTGCTGCTTACCAGGGTGATCCTTTCATACAAACTGGATTTTCTCATTCCACTATCAAAG gTTGATGAAAACATGAAAGTTGCACAGAAACGCGATGCTGTCTTGCAGGGAATGTTTTATTTCaggaaagatatttgcaaag GTGGCACCACCATGGTGGACGGCTACAGCAAGGCCCAGAACAGCACGGAACAGGCAGTAGAGGAGTACACCCTGATGAGCATAGACACCATCATCAACGGGAAG GAAGCTGTGTTTCCTGGGCTGATCCCAATTCTGAACTCTTACCTTGAAAACATGGAAGTGGATGTGGACACCAGATGCAGTATTCTGAACTACCTAAAGCTAATTAAGAAGAGAGCATCTG GAGAACTAATGACAGTTGCCAGGTGGATGAGAGAGTTTATCGCAAACCATCCTGACTACAAGCAAGACAGTGTGATAACTGATGAAATGAACTATAGCCTTATTTTAAAGTGTAACCAAATTGCAAATGAATTATGTGAATGCCCAGAGTTACTTGGACCAGCATTTAGGAAAGTAAAATACAGTGGAAGTAAAACTGACTCTTCCAACTAG